The following coding sequences lie in one Oncorhynchus nerka isolate Pitt River linkage group LG14, Oner_Uvic_2.0, whole genome shotgun sequence genomic window:
- the LOC115141083 gene encoding RNA-binding protein MEX3A-like: MPSLLVLAGIMEKNGGYGGDLAGSGYGSEGLLVPPDEEEDDSRALRVALGQLSLLGLGEGEDGGGAPGTGVQDRSNNNNNHHNHTNNIGGGIGDTGLLQGKNKLCVLYEGSSSETKGRGCNITECVPVPSSEHVAEIVGRQGCKIKALRAKTNTYIKTPVRGEEPVFLITGRKEDVALARREIISAAEHFSMLRASRNKLGVSFSGSPPAPLPGQTTIQVRVPYRVVGLVVGPKGSTIKRIQQQTCTYIVTPSRDRDPVFEITGSPSNAERAREEIEAHIAFRTGGLHDHNNENDCLGPDGGSPVGSGGLESRLQQVWGLQGGQRKPLTSSFRQNFSDAMVGGEGGGIIYSKGNFNSPGEKPCSYFGSEGTQSWGDPDYPKQVAFYAQQRSKSFGGLPLPLTRLSPGLPDPCGGNNGNSSGTSITILSGSPHAQARRAHSEPTSGAGFPGRLPVPDSPPAILRDCMTCFESKVTAALVPCGHNLFCMECAIRICELNHPECPVCHTLVSQAIRIFS, encoded by the exons ATGCCTAGCCTGCTGGTTCTAGCAGGGATCATGGAGAAAAATGGGGGCTACGGCGGGGATCTAGCCGGCTCCGGGTACGGAAGCGAAGGTCTCCTAGTGCCACCGGACGAGGAAGAAGACGACTCCCGTGCCCTGAGGGTCGCGCTGGGCCAGCTGTCTCTACTGGGGCTTGGTGAAGGCGAGGACGGTGGTGGGGCTCCTGGAACGGGAGTACAGGATCGgagtaacaataacaataaccatCACAACCATACCAATAATATTGGCGGAGGTATTGGTGACACAGGGCTTTTGCAAGGGAAGAACAAGTTATGTGTCCTGTACGAGGGTTCTTCAAGTGAGACGAAAGGACGAGGCTGCAACATAACAGAATGCGTCCCCGTGCCCAGCTCAGAACATGTGGCCGAAATAGTGGGGAGACAAG GTTGCAAGATCAAAGCCTTGCGGGCCAAGACCAACACCTACATCAAGACCCCCGTGAGGGGCGAGGAGCCTGTGTTTCTCATCACGGGCCGAAAGGAGGATGTGGCCCTGGCCCGGCGCGAGATCATCTCTGCCGCCGAGCACTTCTCCATGCTCCGAGCTTCCCGCAACAAGCTGGGTGTGTCCTTCAGCGGTTCCCCGCCTGCGCCCCTGCCGGGCCAGACCACCATCCAGGTGAGGGTGCCCTACCgcgtggtggggttggtggtggggCCCAAGGGTTCCACCATCAAACGCATCCAACAGCAAACCTGCACCTACATCGTCACCCCTAGCCGAGACCGTGACCCCGTCTTCGAGATCACGGGATCACCTAGCAACGCCGAGAGGGCCCGTGAGGAGATCGAGGCGCACATCGCATTCCGAACGGGAGGTCTGCATGACCACAACAACGAGAATGACTGCTTGGGGCCGGATGGCGGCAGCCCAGTAGGCTCCGGGGGTCTGGAGAGCCGCCTGCAGCAGGTGTGGGGTCTGCAGGGGGGCCAGCGCAAGCCGTTGACCAGCAGCTTCCGCCAGAACTTCTCAGATGCCATGgttggaggagaaggaggtggcATAATCTACAGCAAGGGCAACTTCAACAGCCCTGGAGAGAAGCCCTGTTCCTACTTTGGCTCAGAGGGCACCCAGAGTTGGGGAGACCCAGACTACCCAAAACAGGTGGCCTTCTATGCCCAGCAGCGCTCCAAGAGCTTTGGaggcctgcccctgcccctgaccAGACTCTCTCCAGGCCTTCCTGACCCCTGTGGAGGGAACAACGGCAACTCCTCGGGCACTAGCATCACTATTCTGTCTGGCTCTCCTCATGCCCAGGCCCGCCGTGCCCATAGCGAGCCAACCTCGGGCGCGGGGTTCCCTGGACGCCTCCCTGTACCGGACTCGCCACCAGCCATCCTCCGGGACTGCATGACCTGCTTCGAGAGCAAAGTGACGGCCGCCCTGGTGCCCTGCGGCCACAACCTCTTCTGCATGGAGTGTGCCATCCGCATCTGTGAGCTCAACCATCCAGAGTGCCCGGTGTGCCACACCCTGGTCTCTCAGGCTATCCGAATATTCTCCTAA
- the LOC115141084 gene encoding ras-related protein Rab-11A-like: protein MTNREDEYDYLFKVVLIGDSGVGKSNLLSRFTRNEFNLESKSTIGVEFATRSIHVEGKTVKAQIWDTAGQERYRAITSAYYRGAVGALLVYDIAKHLTYENAERWLKELQDHADSNIVIMLVGNKSDLRHLRAVPTDEAKALAEKHGLSFLETSALDSSNVELAFQTILTAIYNIVSQRQMTGRSDTDFSPNSNVVPITVQPTQNAAKSSACCQNN from the exons ATGACGAATAGAGAAGACGAATATGACTATCTTTTCAAAG tGGTGCTGATTGGGGACTCTGGAGTGGGGAAGAGTAACCTGCTGTCCCGCTTCACCCGTAACGAGTTCAACCTGGAGAGCAAGAGCACCATTGGGGTGGAGTTTGCCACGCGCAGCATCCATGTGGAGGGCAAGACCGTCAAGGCCCAGATCTGGGACACGGCAGGACAGGAACGCTACAGAGCCATCACCTCCGC GTACTACCGTGGGGCAGTGGGGGCTCTGCTGGTGTACGACATCGCCAAGCACCTGACGTATGAAAACGCTGAACGCTGGCTGAAGGAGCTGCAGGACCACGCTGACAGCAACATCGTCATCATGCTGGTGGGCAACAAGAGTGACCTGCGCCACCTCAGGGCCGTGCCCACGGACGAGGCCAAGGCCTTGGCAG AGAAGCATGGACTGTCTTTCCTGGAGACCTCGGCGTTAGACTCCTCTAATGTGGAGCTGGCTTTCCAGACCATTCTCACAG CCATCTACAACATCGTGTCCCAGAGGCAAATGACGGGCCGCAGCGACACCGACTTCTCGCCCAACTCCAATGTGGTGCCGATCACGGTGCAGCCCACGCAGAACGCTGCCAAGTCGAGTGCCTGCTGCCAGAACAACTGA
- the LOC115141086 gene encoding ras-related protein Rab-25-like, whose product MGSDEAYNFVFKVVLIGESGVGKSNLLSRFTKNEFNHDSRTTIGVEFSTRTIQLKSLIIKAQIWDTAGLERYRAITSAYYRGAVGALLVYDITKHLTYESVERWLKELYDHADPHIVVMLVGNKTDLGSERSVPTEDAKDFAEKNGLLFLETSALESTNVETAFQNVLGEIHRKVSSKEVTRGSISAVSLASPVPRAAGDPEEKKPCCRNL is encoded by the exons TGGTTCTCATAGGTGAGTCTGGCGTTGGCAAGAGCAACCTGCTCTCCCGCTTCACCAAGAACGAGTTCAACCACGACAGCCGCACCACCATCGGGGTGGAGTTCAGCACACGCACAATTCAACTGAAAAGTCTCATAATCAAGGCTCAAATCTGGGACACGGCTGGGCTGGAGCGGTACAGGGCCATCACCTCTGC TTATTATAGAGGAGCTGTCGGAGCGCTATTGGTCTATGACATCACCAAGCATCTGACCTATGAGAGTGTGGAGCGCTGGCTTAAGGAGCTATATGACCATGCAGACCCTCACATCGTAGTCATGCTGGTGGGCAACAAAACTGATCTGGGGTCAGAGCGATCAGTGCCCACTGAGGATGCCAAGGACTTTGCAG AAAAGAATGGCCTATTGTTCTTAGAGACATCAGCCTTGGAGTCCACAAACGTTGAGACTGCATTCCAAAATGTCCTTGGAG AGATTCACAGGAAGGTGAGCAGTAAAGAAGTGACCCGGGGGTCCATTAGTGCCGTGTCTCTGGCCAGCCCCGTCCCCAGAGCTGCAGGCGACCCTGAAGAGAAGAAGCCCTGCTGTAGGAACCTCTGA